The region attcattCAACTGTACAAATGACGTTTATAGCGAATTGGATGCCGTCCTCCTGTGTTATTACCGCAATCTTCCATGGTATCTGACATTACAAGTTAACTATTTGACTTGCTTTGATTGCACATTTTGTTACTACAAACTTTTGACCTCGGTTAATGATGGGAAAACTAAGAAGGAAACACAACTGGAAGGGAAGACAGCAAAATGAGCCCCCgaaatcagctgatgacaacaaGACAGACGTTGTGGTTGAATTGCAAGGTAGTCAATCGTATATTATATCTCTGTACGATTTATTTGATTACCAATTGTGTTATTTGCTTGGTTTCTAACTCTTTCTAAACTTAACTGCTCTTCAGATGGCAGCAAACTTAAAGGTGTAGACGAAAGTAACGCTTTAGTCCTGCCAGCAAACAAATCCAAAAAGAAGACAGCCTCATTAACTCGCGCATCTAAGAAGAAGCCTTTAACCAAGAAGCAAAAAAAGGAGCTGCAGAAAGTGTTGGAgcgcaaagaaaagaaagcccaGGTGAATGAGAGCTCACTGGTAATAACAGACAAATTGGTTTGGTTGATAACAGTGTACCTACTAGTGTGTGCCTCTATTTATCACTCCCAGAGAGCAGACATCCTCTCCAAACTGGCTGAAGTGCAGCTTCCAGAGTCAGAACGGAAGCTGCTTTACACCACCTCCAAGCTGGGAACTGGGGAGAAACTCTTCCACACTAAACAGTAAATGCAACAATCAAACACATTGTAGTCAACTTATCTTtataaatggaaagaaaatgagTCACAGGTTTATTTTGGGTTGTCTCCAGAATATTAAATGAAGTTAAAGATGGAGACTTAGGCACCAagatcagcagcatcagtggAGCTCACCGAAAAAGGAAGTGgaaagaggaagatgatgaggaagaagaacacttggaagaagaagaaagcgaTGATCCGGACACGTCTTCGGAGGATGAAAGTGAGGTAACAGAGAAGAACGAATGTACAGACGCAACCACATCAACTCTGGAAAATAAGCAGACGGTGAAGGAAGAAGAGCACAATACAGAGAAAGAAGGCGAGAATGAGAAAAAGACTTTGGGTGAAGAAAGAACCCAGAGCAAGAAGCCATCTCAGCCAGCTATCTTTGTTCCTGTTGACAGATCACCACAaatacaggtgtgtgtgcttgtgcatggTCATTGTATGTGTCTGACCATTTTAACAGTTCATATCACAAATTCTCCAACTCCGTAGGAAGCTCGACTCAAACTGCCCGTGCTATCAGAGGAGCAGGTCATCATGGAGGCGGTCCGGGAAAATCCTTGTGTTGTCATATGTGGAGAGACAGGAAGCGGAAAGACCACGCAAGTGCCCCAGTTTCTGTATGAAGCTGGCTATGCTACGTAGGTTATCCTCATTTGTTACCTGCCATAATGACCTGAAGATAAATGGAAGGTGGTGATACGTGGCCACTGTCATCTTCATCACTATTTCTCCCACAGCAACAGTGGTATCATAGGTATCACAGAGCCGAGGAGGGTGGCTGCTGTCAGCATGTCCCACAGAGTGGCCAAAGAGATGAACCTGCCAACGCGGTAAGAAACTACTCTGCAAGTATTCAAAATATGTGATAAAATATACAGAATGCAGTTTTAAGGCACATTCACACCAACTTGAAGGAGATACATTttgtaaatggaaaaaaaatgctgtttagGGTGGTGTCGTACCAGATTCGATACGAAGGGAACGTCACAGATGATACAAAGATCAAGTTCATGACCGATGGTGTTCTACTCAAGGAGATTCAGAAGGTGCTCCTACTCTCTTTTCtcattcatttcaaatgtcTTTTGCTTCTGTGTGGGGAGGGTTGCACCTTTATTCACAATGATGCTACAgttgtttttctccatctgtttaTTATAAAGGATTTTCTGCTTAAAAGATACAGCGTCATCATCATAGACGAGGCTCACGAAAGGAGCGTCTACACAGACATCCTTGTTGGACTGTTGTCTCGCATCGTCCCACTAAGAAACAAAGTAAGAGATGGCTGATCGCCGGGTTTTGTTTAATTCCTTCATCGTGTTGTGCTTTTTTCATGAGGATTCTCATTGTGTCTGTGCAGAAAGGCCTGCCAATGAAGCTGCTGATTATGTCGGCCACTCTGCGTGTGGAGGACTTCACCGAAAACCCAAAGCTCTTCACCACACCTCCGCCCGTCATAAAGGTGGATGCCAGGCAGTTTCCAGTCTCTATACATTTCAACAAGCGGACCCCGCTGGAAGATTACACGGGAGAAGTTTTCCACAAAACCTGCAAAATCCATCGCATGCTGCCTTCAGGTTCACTTGAGCCACATCTCAGATTTTACCTGTTTGAATATTAAAGAGAGAACTAAAGTCTATCAAGACCTTTTTAAATTCTCcccatttttttaaacacaaatcaATAATGTACGAAAATTAggtttcattcattttaaaggATGCGGAACATTAAAACATTGCGGAACATTAATATGGTGAATTTATTCTCTGTTGTTCAGGTGGAATCTTGGTGTTTCTCACTGGTCAGGCAGAGGTTCACAGTCTGTGCAGAAGGCTACGAAAAGCTTTCCCCTTCAGGAAGGGCAATGCAAACACTGGTGCGTCTGTTTTGATCCCTCTATATgcttatatactgtatgtttaaatgtgcttttgtttaCTTGTTTTCTGAATAGGAGAATCAGAGGAATTTGATTCCACTGAGGCAATGAGGAAATTTAAGAAGTCCAAGCAGAAGAAGACTATTGTAAGTGTGTTTGCAGTGCTTTTTGAACTGTATCTGGGTTGATGGCACCAGGGACCTTCACAGATAAATCTGTAAAAGATTGCTGTCTCTGCTACCAGTCTCTGCCCAGAATTGACCTGGATAACTACTCTGCCCTCCCAGTGGATGAAGGCGACGAGGACAGAGAAGCCGGAATTGGAGACGAGGATGAAGGCTCTGATCTGGACCTTGGTGATGATCCCACCGGAGCAGGTGAGTTTCTCCACAGGAATATATGTGGGACGTGGTTCACATGAGTGGTACtagttcctctgtgttttgtCTCTAGAAGAGAAGGTCGACCCATCGATCCCCCTCTACGTTCTCCCCTTGTACTCACTGTTGGCTCCAGAAAAGCAGGCTATGGTGAGATTTACCCTCCTAAAAGGGGATGCTTAAATCAGCGTAGCAGTTTGACCTCTGGCATCATTATCCGTGTGCCTCTCTGACCACAGGTGTTTCGGCCGCCTCCGCCTGGGACTCGTCTGTGCATTGTTGCCACAAACGTAGCCGAGACGTCTCTGACCATCCCTGGAATCAAGTATGTGGTCGACTGCGGGAGAGTGAAGAAACGTTTTTACGACAAAGTGACCGGAGTGTCCTCCTTCAAGGTCACATGGATTTCTCAggcctcagccaatcagagagcaggtCGAGCTGGCCGAACGGAGCCCGGCCACTGCTACAGGTGAGCACTGTCAGTCTTAACAGTATAATGATTAGCTTGGTTGCATCATATTCACTCCCTGTGTGTATCTGCAGGCTCTTCTCGTCTGCCGTGTTTGCAGACTTCAGTCTGTTCTCAGA is a window of Takifugu flavidus isolate HTHZ2018 chromosome 5, ASM371156v2, whole genome shotgun sequence DNA encoding:
- the dhx37 gene encoding probable ATP-dependent RNA helicase DHX37; amino-acid sequence: MMGKLRRKHNWKGRQQNEPPKSADDNKTDVVVELQDGSKLKGVDESNALVLPANKSKKKTASLTRASKKKPLTKKQKKELQKVLERKEKKAQRADILSKLAEVQLPESERKLLYTTSKLGTGEKLFHTKQILNEVKDGDLGTKISSISGAHRKRKWKEEDDEEEEHLEEEESDDPDTSSEDESEVTEKNECTDATTSTLENKQTVKEEEHNTEKEGENEKKTLGEERTQSKKPSQPAIFVPVDRSPQIQEARLKLPVLSEEQVIMEAVRENPCVVICGETGSGKTTQVPQFLYEAGYATNSGIIGITEPRRVAAVSMSHRVAKEMNLPTRVVSYQIRYEGNVTDDTKIKFMTDGVLLKEIQKDFLLKRYSVIIIDEAHERSVYTDILVGLLSRIVPLRNKKGLPMKLLIMSATLRVEDFTENPKLFTTPPPVIKVDARQFPVSIHFNKRTPLEDYTGEVFHKTCKIHRMLPSGGILVFLTGQAEVHSLCRRLRKAFPFRKGNANTGESEEFDSTEAMRKFKKSKQKKTISLPRIDLDNYSALPVDEGDEDREAGIGDEDEGSDLDLGDDPTGAEEKVDPSIPLYVLPLYSLLAPEKQAMVFRPPPPGTRLCIVATNVAETSLTIPGIKYVVDCGRVKKRFYDKVTGVSSFKVTWISQASANQRAGRAGRTEPGHCYRLFSSAVFADFSLFSEAEITRRPVDDLVLQMKDLNIDKVVNFPFPTAPSAETLVAAEQLLISLGALKEPPHTGRVKELEQARLSCPITPLGRAMASFPVAPRYAKMLALGKQQDCLPYVIAVVAAMTVRELFEELDRPAGSNDESSTLTERRARLTQMRRLWAGQGESLLLGDLMVMLGAVGACEFAGCSPKFCADNGLRYKAMVEIRRLRGQLTNAVNAVSPEVGTFVNPKMPPPTEHQVVCLRQIVLAGLGDHLARRVQAEDLLDPKWKNGYKTPLIDEPVFIHPTSALFKTLPDFVVYQEIMETSKMYMKGVSAVEAEWIPKLLPQYCHLGPTLESPSPWLCSSSGTIRCHRSSTFFRVGWPLPAVEMEYPEGLERYKLFSRFLLEGQVCPKLKKHVHHLLSSPSIMLKTWAKLQPRTEALLGALVSKGVDSRAALLSVWKTDEKYLLSAYCQWLPEALHQQVAEHWPPV